AGAGTTATTGTAACATCAAAACACAACAATGATACTCAGCATATTTGGGAGTCAGATTCAAATGAATTCTCTGTGATCAATGACCCAAGAGGGAACACCTTAGGACGTGGCACAACCATAACGTAAGTATTAAGTTTCTTTagtcttaaaataaaaaaggttgTGTGGGTACACTTTGCTTACTGGAATAAGTGAGTGACTTTAGCTTTGTGACTGATTGACTTCTTGTAATACGCTTTATTCAGTTTAATAGAAATATGCAAAATACAAACTGCATCCAAAAATAAATGTAGTAATGTAGTTTATGTTCTGTTAGATGAGCTAACAAAGATGTGAATGTCTTTACAACTGTCAGCAAGTAATTCCAGACAGTTCAGCTCCCTTCAGGCTCATTCAGTCACTCAGCATAATTCTGGCCTGGCAAAACCTATACAGGGGCTGTAGAGCTTTGCTTGGAATCTGGCTGCTGTTTATATATCAGTGAGGCTGGTCTGATGCAAGGTTCAAACTGGAGGTAGTTTGCTAGTCCTATTCTCTTTGCTTTCATGAGTAGGTAAATTTATTTGGCCTGGATTTAGAGGATGTCCTTCTGGAGGAGGCACTCAGTGTAAAAAAGTTGATCTTGATGCTCTAGTTTTGAAGTACAGCCCATGGGGGTGCATCAAGATCCTGATAAGTATCAATATGATTTGATGTTTTCATTTAAACTTTTGAATATTGTGTTCTGCCTCAGTCAGTGAAAGCAATTGCTGGTTGAGTAAGAATTGCGTTTTTTAAGAACTATTTGGAGCTGAACTAATAAAAAAGCTCACTTGCATAAATCTGAATTGCTATGGCTGCAGCAAAAATCACAGATTGTTCTGAGCTGGGATCCACAgtgatcatcaagtccagctcttaaATGAATGATCCCGTATGTTGATCAACCCTCACTGTTGGttattagcaccatgctctgGCTCAGTTGGTCAGTCTCAGAGGCATAAGAAATGTATATTCTGCTATAAAACTGTCAAATACTTGTCCAGCACTTaaagggtttggtttggtttttttttcttaagccTTGTCTTGAAGGAGGAAGCATCTGATTACCTTGAGCTGGACACAGTTAAAAATCTAGTGAAGAAATACTCCCAGTTCATAAACTTCCCCATATATGTGTGGAGCAGCAAGGTAAGTGTATTTAACTGAGCGTTGTTCAGTGTAAGGTTTGGTTAAGATCTTCATGGCCAGATCTTTCATGAAGGCTGAGGGCCTGCCATAGagctgcttcttgtgcagtttCTAAAACTCTTCTGTTCCTGACTCTTTTGGCTACTATTTTACTAGggagttttcttttgtttgttagtttttttttcaaatgctgGTCTGTTGCTAAAATCACAAACTTGATAGGAACTTAGTTTTATTCTGATTCAAACAATTTTACCAAAGAAAAAACACTGCTAATTAATAATAAGGATCTTTGTTCCACTGACTTTGGTAGATGGAAACTCTGTTAAGTTTTCAAGCAGAGCCATAGCTAGATACCCTTCTATAAGAAACAGGGCAGTGTCTTAGATTTTAAGCTTGTTGTGATGTTTTCTTAGTGTAGCACCAACTTAAAATCCACCAAGTCTCTGATAAGCATTATGTGTAAAGCATTGAGAAACTTAGAGTGTGGTGATCTCCCAGTGTATTGAAGGGAAGTATGTATTAATGAAAAAGTAACTGAAAAATATTAGCTGTAGAAAAGTTTGCTACAGACAAGTAGCAGAAATCAGGCTAATGCTGGATAAGATTAAACTGTTTGACAGAATACAACAACATACCTGGTAGGAAGTCAAGGTCTTCAAATCTCCAACTGTGGTTGTCTCTTTAGACAGAGACTGTTGAAGAACCCATTGAAGAGGAGGAagcaaaggagaaagaagaagaaacagatGATGAAGCAGCAgttgaagaagaggaggaagaaaagaaaccaaaaactAAGAAGGTGAGCTTTGTTAGCCTTGGTGTCTTGTAGCTCACGTCAGATAGTAATTTTCCTAGGTAGTCTTGCAGAGGTGCATTTCAGTAGTGTGTACTTTCAAGGAGCAAATCCTTTTAAAGTGAGATGGTAGGAGAGAAGGTTTTAAATGAAACAGACTAGGTAGAAGTCAGGCAGATGATTGGCAGTAGCCTTGTGAAGCTGTGGTCACAGCTAATTATAAGTACTTGCATGAATTGCTGGAAATGGTAGTGGAATTCTGTAACCTGATGCTGTTGATAAGTTTAAATTTAAACATACTCTGCTGGGAAGATTTTTCCAGAGTAACATTAGAACAGAAGTGCTGGTGCTTAGTGAATGTGTTAAATGAACATGGAACACACTACATTGTAGACTAAAGTTTTGTTCCCATGTGTTGCACTAGTGTGTATGCTTAAAATGAGAATGTCCAGGTCATTGCATAATTTTGAGAgcatgtttgggatttttacaTGCTATTTTATGTTTTGCTTCAGTGGAGTACATTTAATTGGCCTAACCTGAAGTAAAGAATGAGTCTTTTTAATACTATTGTGTTTATTTACCTAGGTTGAAAAGACTGTCTGGGATTGGGAGCTCATGAATGACATAAAACCAATCTGGCAGAGACCATCCAAAGAAGTTGAAGAAGATGAATACAAAGCTTTTTACAAAACCTTTTCCAAGGTAAGCTCTGGGCTTCAAGATAATTCCAAAGCAAGAGGCTTGATATAGTATCTCTTGCTATGTAAATAAAACTAAGTGCTTATAGAATGGGTTATTTCAGAAGAATTAATTAGTTGTCATCAGTAGATGGAACTGCAGAGAGCTTGGAAGGTATAACATCTCAGTCAGGAATTAATCTTTTTTCCAGAGAGAAGATACTGCCATCTGAGTGTTGATTAGTCTAGGTTTGTGTATTATGTTGCAGCTCATGGGGAGCTTACTGATGTGTTTAAATGTTACAGGGAAATTTGTATTTAGTCTGAGAGTTGTGCTGTTTGTTGCATGTGGTGGAAGAAAGAAGGAGACAGTTTCTTAGAAGTGTTGTCTTTGTATCATACAGTGTAACGTGCAACTTGAGAGTATCTTAACTGTGGTATGATGATAACACTATTGGTTATTGTCCTGTTGGTAACTTTTTCGTGACTAGCTTATTAAAATCCAGCAAAACTTGGGAGAGGTCTCCAGGAGGGTTACTTAGGAAAGCTATTTTTACATGAGTAACTCAGCTCTTGTAACTTAAACTTCTGTCTCCATGATACTCTTCCAAACATAGCTACTTGGATTAGTTGTAAAATAATTGCACTTATTTGCCAAACTCTTTCTTATTATTGGAAACTTATTAATTCACTGTTATTTTCCCCATGTTAATTGAAAGTGTTTTCTCTTCACAGGAACATGATGACCCGATGGCATACATCCACTTCACTGCTGAAGGGGAAGTCACTTTCAAATCCATCTTGTTTGTTCCTAATTCTGCTCCACGTGGACTGTTTGATGAATATGGATCCAAAAAAAGTGATTTCATTAAGGTAGGACAGAAAAGTGTGTGGGTATGGTTTTGTGGAAAAGCAAAAACCCCTAAAGTAACTTGGGTGCTCTCTGCTCTTGTAATTTAGCTGTATGTTCGAAGAGTGTTCATCACTGATGACTTTCATGACATGATGCCCAAGTATCTTAACTTTGTTAAGGGTGTTGTAAGTATTATaaatattacttttattttttttttttagcctcAGATACTGTCAGATATACTGAAAATTTTGTTTCTTAATTAGGTGGATTCTGATGATCTTCCTTTGAATGTATCCCGTGAAACTCTTCAGCAGCATAAATTGTTAAAGGTAAGCTAATTGGTTTTAAATTCCTTCATTGTAAGCACAACAGCAGCAAAGTTTAGGAGACTTAATAGCTTGATGAATTTTGTTGCATGGCTCTGAAATTAATGTGAAGGAAATTCAGTTATTGCTGTTTACAGATTACTTGTCTATTTAAGATCAGGGATACAAAGTGGAATTTGTATTGAAGTAAGGTTGCATTGAGGGCTATTCAAGACACTTATTGTTGTAACTCAGtattactgctttttttttaggTGATCAGAAAGAAACTTGTTCGCAAAACTCTTGATATGATCAAGAAAATTGCAGAGGAAAAATACAACGACACATTCTGGAAAGAGTTTGGCACTAATGTGAAGCTTGGTGTTATTGAGGATCACTCCAATCGTACCCGGCTCGCTAAACTTCTGCGCTTCCAGTCGTCTCATCATGAAAGTAACCTCACAAGCCTTGATCAGTATGTGGAAAGAATGAAAGAGAAGCAAGACAAAATCTATTTCATGGCTGGTGCCAGCAGAAAGGAGGTGTGTAAGAGTGAAAGAGGGAAGGAGTACAGTATATTATAGCTTGTCATCTTAGTACCATAGATGTTATGAGTTGTCTATTTACTGTAAATGTGGAGACTCTATATTTATGTTACTACTGCAGTATTTGCCAGATAGTTGTACAGGTTTTCGTAGCTGCTATTACAAATGCAATTAAACTCATGTCTTAAATGTTTCATCCTAGGCTGAGTCCTCACCATTTGTTGAGCGTTTGCTGAAAAAGGGCTATGAAGTGATCTATCTGACTGAACCTGTAGATGAATACTGTATTCAGGCTTTGCCAGAGTTCGATGGCAAGAGGTTTCAGAATGTAGCAAAAGAAGGAGTTAAGTTTGAAGAAAGTGAAAAGTCTAAAGAGAGTCGGGAAGCCTTGGAAAAGGAATTTGAGCCCCTCTTAAACTGGATGAAAGACAAAGCTCTCAAAGACAAGGTAAAATATTGTGTTATATGTAGTGATTATTTTTGTCATACTTGCTACAACATACCTTGCAGATTATTTGAGCACAGACTTGACAGTAACTTCTCTGTCTTCATGGGTGAATCTTTATGGATAACATCATTATTCAGGAAGATAAAGAGTTAGAATGTCACCTTAGACATTTTTCAGAGATTCTTTTGACAAGGAAGTGCAAGTTATTTACTTTATTAAGTATAAGCTATTAGCTTTGAGAACTAACATtagggtgttttggggttttttctttacaGATTGAGAAAGCTGTGTTATCTCAACGTTTAACCCAATCTCCATGTGCTCTTGTGGCTAGTCAGTATGGATGGTCTGGTAACATGGAGAGAATCATGAAGGCTCAAGCTTACCAGACTGGGAAGGATATATCTACAAAGTAAGCTTCCAGTACTGTAGTAGCAGACAAGAAATGGCTTGGTGTGCCTAGTAACAAGCTTCTGCCCAGTTCAAACGATCCTGGGTGTTTTTAAGGTCATTTTACAACCAAGTTAGTCTCCATTATAGCCTTAAATTGTTATTTTCAAGCCCAGTATGTAAAACTGCCTGGTGAGCAAGACTCATTGGTGGCATGTGGTATCTGCCATTTGTTGGCAAAAGAAGATGAACTTAGTAACTGGAATGCTTTTTTATAGTTGCACCAGTATTAAAGGAGGGGGGGATTTCACTTGTTACTGTGACTGTAACCAGTGTATGTAGATTTAAACATCTCATTGGGTCCTGCATTTTGAAACTTAGCACTTAGTGCTGTAATTTCTCTTCTCAGTTATTATGCCAGCCAAAAGAAGACATTTGAAATTAACCCCAGGCATCCACTGATCAAGGATATGCTGAGGAGGGTCAAGGTAAATAAATACAGTAGTGAAACATTGGCTGACTTGGCTGCATACAACCTGCTTTAACAGGTCTCTCTTGATTTTTCTGGTGTTCTTCCATGTTAGGAAAATGAAGATGACAAAACTCTTTCAGATCTTGCAGTGGTATTGTTTGAAACTGCAACTCTGAGATCAGGATATATGTTGCCGGACACTAAGGAATATGGGGACAGAATAGAAAGGATGCTTCGTTTGAGTTTAAACATTGACCTGGATGCAAAGGTTAGTTTGTCTTCCACTTGGACTGATAATTGACCTACTGTTGCTCCATCTTAAAAAGTGCAGCTGCTTCATTCACTTGCATAAAA
This region of Zonotrichia albicollis isolate bZonAlb1 chromosome 4, bZonAlb1.hap1, whole genome shotgun sequence genomic DNA includes:
- the HSP90B1 gene encoding endoplasmin, producing MKSVWGLALACVLLLAVSVRADEVDVDGTVEDDLGKSREGSRTDDEVVQREEEAIQLDGLNASQIKEIREKSEKFAFQAEVNRMMKLIINSLYKNKEIFLRELISNASDALDKIRLISLTDENALAGNEELTVKIKCDKEKNMLHVTDTGIGMTKEELVKNLGTIAKSGTSEFLNKMTEMQDDSQSTSELIGQFGVGFYSAFLVADRVIVTSKHNNDTQHIWESDSNEFSVINDPRGNTLGRGTTITLVLKEEASDYLELDTVKNLVKKYSQFINFPIYVWSSKTETVEEPIEEEEAKEKEEETDDEAAVEEEEEEKKPKTKKVEKTVWDWELMNDIKPIWQRPSKEVEEDEYKAFYKTFSKEHDDPMAYIHFTAEGEVTFKSILFVPNSAPRGLFDEYGSKKSDFIKLYVRRVFITDDFHDMMPKYLNFVKGVVDSDDLPLNVSRETLQQHKLLKVIRKKLVRKTLDMIKKIAEEKYNDTFWKEFGTNVKLGVIEDHSNRTRLAKLLRFQSSHHESNLTSLDQYVERMKEKQDKIYFMAGASRKEAESSPFVERLLKKGYEVIYLTEPVDEYCIQALPEFDGKRFQNVAKEGVKFEESEKSKESREALEKEFEPLLNWMKDKALKDKIEKAVLSQRLTQSPCALVASQYGWSGNMERIMKAQAYQTGKDISTNYYASQKKTFEINPRHPLIKDMLRRVKENEDDKTLSDLAVVLFETATLRSGYMLPDTKEYGDRIERMLRLSLNIDLDAKVDEEPEEPEDAAEEAEQDEEELDADAEDSDTQKESTDVKDEL